The following are encoded together in the Culex pipiens pallens isolate TS chromosome 1, TS_CPP_V2, whole genome shotgun sequence genome:
- the LOC120428666 gene encoding uncharacterized protein LOC120428666, with protein MLESIGKSDSKVKFGIQKKVPRKLQNQCHKQQPTTPSLFWFRRRNSKWSNIFMALLLFRFCLVFAIGLFFLNGFAIPPVSAFVNSPGPDRLRLTVSPPAQVVITATKNSPVYLPCHAEADVDSRNDWSNSEMDAELDDGDYEDAVDIMLPPLVERQDAVAAGGGLYENAALDLTSLAHDPVNPRHRDNDLDDEEEDDDDEEYDEESERRRQRRRRQRYRRALYGDDDLIEYVWFRNGLEFFSTAFQNQNHKQSHKGFRLFPNGTLKIPYNRQLSNISAGVYRCKANLTRHASGTIMSTESVVTIAYLERHNTIIPDNNTVVAAAQQPLVLHCPFVSHPPANVTWMVNKTQILFNNYAQSAQDTRYYQLQNGSLLMADVRLSDAGRYRCNATNNFASKTFRSYSYVVNVQPAPTAKPVDRLLPRMQPQIQHVRTGSILKLNCASEAGRPRWTFTPRQGKIPISLVNFTYQLVFVNVSMDKHDGVYNCSVGSDFQLFNVTVLVPPVFLSKISSVTSSVVASMSFNSTVSGNPMPKITWFKNGRELKNNYIAHYDYPMLRINTIDPEDEGLYQCIAKNEAGEASISMYLSIRDKDKYRRLYKRPENIQCYPVDTTSLYVRFDRGMQHINTEYAMYYLASDDPYSWYSSPPTQLITNNSLKITGPAVTPFRNYTVYLRACSVNNVADAGGSGPSGKEQVIPSKLSKGFQCTSQGVPVLSIFFPNGIFIWWPRFPNVEPTALTIQFKQVYETDQAPAFADHINGTLQILDDYITHEEVAPLLIPVNVTFTQFLENIPEDSASSGIKRRRRAFDIGKNPKQIFESLTGTQMDLEKAGGSAGGESGKPGRQIRQVSISQIKVPGNVTGVLIPNTNKLVVRILGSVSPDGEPMVQDYRYIQWKTIDAAHRPPDTVNRFQTEHLDARSVQFTWSRFIATDAINRCLMLCYKNVNHDVVIRGGSNRVNCLNIPKDATHYNLAGLLPFTLYKAFLRPCHSKEAISAVLDFQTKQDVPGPVTNHMLERKDGITLSWGPPENRNGMLQGYQVTWIDKDNVHYTANLTVDARRFHFPNVSAEEKINISIRAIGSTGMGIPIYVNLLNYVIVTPEPPVEDPVPWVEIAIGTVMVVFFLLFCCLLVIHRRNCKKAHRNQDAANTTPMALQAHHTTNCSADIHEMQTLIRTPDQLPVLIPNGKYKQPQHLQIINALESVRGPANTTLNVASSSANGKSHRLSSNPRNGLLPHSDISSLQLNSPLPVPQPTVSSGVFGSSTPLSTLLNTSRCNHVVPGAERPQMSIATSSNSIYRSSNSSYLNAAEEHSEPRAPAETGLSTGDPISQLQPKHSSRATITTTTSTFTPNNHPAEKQHPAPPSSAATSTSLSSASNLSANSAGSSGGSSTISSCSVPQQQQPLPVQYNQPYVATVHRSNHPANGGLGAASASFPGTCFSVTPAEVRITENPQYSKTSKLADGYHHAAPSAVLNTSLFDSSQRRLLDLTIDSNSVEQYDDDDDGDDDNATNCDQNDDDSASRELPVTGQLTVRVVRQCSPSQEGDDNNNGAGRGPSLHNNDCRHQLAALRSHHDPAAADIVEYDHEEDDDNLEGLDNSSALLTESGLSSKPLHQQHASSWNFRRPIVGPNG; from the exons TGTCAGCGTTCGTTAACAGCCCGGGCCCGGACCGGCTGCGGCTCACGGTGTCCCCACCGGCCCAGGTGGTAATCACGGCGACCAAGAACAGCCCCGTGTACCTGCCATGCCACGCCGAGGCTGACGTCGACAGCCGCAATGACTGGTCCAACTCGGAAATGGACGCTGAGCTGGACGACGGCGATTATGAGGACGCGGTGGACATTATGCTGCCGCCGCTGGTCGAACGCCAGGACGCCGTCGCCGCCGGTGGTGGTCTGTACGAGAACGCGGCGCTCGATCTGACCAGCTTGGCGCACGACCCGGTGAACCCGCGGCACCGAGATAACGATCTGGACGACGAGGAGGAGGATGATGACGATGAGGAGTACGATGAAGAGTCCGAAAGGAGGCGGCAACGCAGGAGAAGGCAGCGTTACCGAAGGGCGCTCTACGGCGACGACGACCTCATCGAGTACGTGTGGTTCCGGAACGGGTTGGAGTTCTTCAGCACGGCCTTCCAGAACCAGAATCACAAACAGTCGCACAAAGGCTTCCGGTTGTTCCCGAACGGGACGCTGAAGATACCATACAACCGCCAGTTGAGCAACATCTCCGCTGGGGTGTACCGGTGCAAAGCGAACCTGACGCGGCATGCGTCTGGAACTATCATGTCGACGGAGTCTGTGGTCACCATCGCTTACCTCGAGCGGCACAACACGATCATCCCGGACAACAACACCGTAGTGGCAGCCGCCCAGCAACCACTCGTACTGCACTGCCCATTCGTGAGCCATCCACCGGCCAATGTAACCTGGATGGTCAACAAGACCCAGATACTTTTCAACAACTACGCTCAGAGCGCGCAAGACACCAG GTACTACCAGCTACAGAACGGCAGTCTGCTGATGGCCGACGTGCGCCTCTCCGATGCCGGTCGATATCGGTGCAATGCGACCAACAACTTTGCGTCGAAAACCTTTCGCAGTTACAGCTACGTGGTGAACGTTCAACCAGCGCCAACGGCGAAGCCAGTGGACCGTCTCCTACCGCGAATGCAACCGCAAATCCAGCACGTCCGAACGGGATCAATACTGAAGCTAAACTGCGCCAGTGAAGCGGGTCGACCGCGGTGGACATTCACACCCCGGCAGGGCAAAATTCCGATCAGCCTGGTCAACTTCACTTACCAGTTGGTGTTCGTGAATGTTTCGATGGACAAGCACGACGGGGTGTACAACTGCTCAGTCGGTAGCGACTTTCAGCTGTTTAACGTGACCGTACTCGTTCCGCCGGTTTTCTTGAGCAAAATATCTTCGGTAACCTCGTCAGTGGTAGCATCCATGTCGTTCAACAGCACCGTCAGCGGTAACCCGATGCCCAAGATAACTTGGTTCAAGAACGGGCGAGAGCTCAAGAACAACTACATCGCACACTACGACTACCCGATGCTACGCATCAACACTATCGACCCGGAGGACGAAGGTCTGTACCAGTGCATCGCGAAGAACGAAGCTGGAGAAGCTAGCATCTCGATGTACCTGTCGATCCGAGATAAAGACAAGTACCGACGGTTGTACAAGCGTCCGGAGAACATCCAGTGTTACCCGGTGGACACGACCAGCTTGTACGTCCGCTTCGATCGAGGCATGCAGCACATCAACACGGAGTACGCCATGTACTACCTGGCATCTGACGACCCGTACAGCTGGTACAGCTCTCCGCCAACGCAGCTGATCACCAACAACAGCCTGAAGATCACCGGACCGGCAGTGACTCCATTCCGCAACTACACCGTGTACTTGCGAGCCTGTTCCGTGAACAACGTAGCCGACGCTGGAGGTTCGGGACCATCCGGAAAGGAGCAGGTCATTCCGTCGAAGCTATCCAAAGGATTTCAGTGCACATCGCAAGGCGTTCCGGTCCTGTCGATCTTCTTCCCAAACGGAATCTTCATTTGGTGGCCCAGATTCCCGAACGTGGAACCAACCGCTCTCACCATCCAGTTCAAGCAGGTCTACGAAACAGATCAAGCGCCCGCCTTTGCCGATCATATAAACGGTACGCTGCAGATCCTCGACGACTACATCACCCACGAGGAGGTCGCTCCGCTGTTGATTCCCGTCAACGTAACTTTCACCCAGTTTTTGGAAAACATACCGGAGGACAGCGCAAGCAGCGGTATCAAGCGTCGCCGTCGAGCGTTCGACATCGGCAAGAACCCCAAGCAAATCTTCGAGTCGCTGACCGGTACCCAGATGGACCTGGAGAAGGCGGGTGGAAGTGCCGGCGGTGAGTCGGGAAAACCTGGTCGCCAGATTCGTCAGGTATCGATCAGCCAGATCAAAGTGCCGGGTAACGTAACGGGCGTGCTGATCCCCAACACGAACAAGTTGGTCGTTAGGATTCTGGGATCGGTCAGCCCCGACGGAGAGCCGATGGTGCAGGACTACCGGTACATCCAGTGGAAGACG ATCGACGCCGCCCACCGTCCTCCGGACACGGTCAACCGCTTCCAGACGGAACATCTGGACGCACGCAGCGTCCAGTTCACCTGGAGCCGCTTCATCGCAACGGACGCGATCAACCGGTGTCTGATGCTGTGCTACAAGAACGTGAACCACGACGTCGTCATCCGCGGAGGCTCGAACCGGGTCAACTGTCTGAACAT TCCGAAGGATGCGACGCACTACAACCTGGCGGGTTTGCTTCCGTTCACGCTATACAAGGCGTTCCTCAGGCCGTGTCACTCCAAGGAGGCTATCAGCGCCGTGCTGGACTTTCAGACGAAGCAGGATG tCCCCGGACCCGTGACGAACCACATGCTGGAGCGCAAGGACGGAATCACGCTCTCGTGGGGTCCACCGGAGAACCGCAACGGAATGCTTCAAGGCTACCAGGTCACGTGGATCGACAAGGACAACGTGCACTACACGGCGAATCTGACGGTGGACGCACGACGCTTCCACTTCCCGAACGTGTCCGCAGAGGAGAAGATCAACATCTCCATTCGGGCTATCGGAAGCACCGGAATGGGCATACCGATCTACGTGAATCTCCTAAACTACGTGATCGTCACTCCGGAACCACCCGTGGAAGATCCCGTTCCGTGGGTGGAGATCGCGATCGGCACGGTGATGGTCGTGTTCTTTCTGCTGTTCTGTTGTCTGCTGGTTATACACAGACGGAACTGCAAGAAGGCGCACCGGAACCAGGACGCAGCGAACACCACGCCGATGGCACTGCAGGCGCACCACACGACCAACTGCAGCGCCGACATCCACGAGATGCAAACGCTGATCAGGACGCCGGATCAACTACCAGTATTAATACCGAACGGCAAATACAAACAGCCCCAGCATTTGCAGATCATCAACGCGCTGGAAAGCGTCCGAGGACCTGCCAACACTACATTGAACGTCGCCAGCAGCTCTGCCAACGGAAAGTCGCACCGTTTGTCCTCAAACCCCAGAAATGGACTCTTGCCTCACTCGGACATTTCTTCCCTACAACTGAACTCGCCACTTCCAGTCCCACAACCAACAGTATCCTCAGGTGTCTTCGGTTCCAGCACACCGTTGAGCACACTTTTGAACACTAGTAGATGTAACCACGTTGTCCCAGGCGCGGAACGACCTCAGATGTCTATCGCCACTAGCAGTAATAGTATTTATCGTAGTTCCAATAGTAGCTATCTCAATGCGGCCGAAGAGCACAGCGAACCACGTGCTCCCGCGGAAACTGGACTCAGTACGGGTGATCCAATAAGCCAACTGCAACCGAAACATTCCTCCAGAGCAACAATAACAACTACCACTTCTACGTTTACACCCAACAACCACCCGGCGGAAAAACAGCACCCGGCCCCGCCAAGTTCCGCAGCTACCTCGACGTCGCTCTCGTCAGCGTCCAACCTCTCCGCCAACTCGGCCGGCTCGAGTGGCGGCTCCTCGACGATATCGTCCTGTTCTGttccccagcagcagcagccactaCCAGTACAGTACAATCAACCCTACGTGGCCACCGTGCACCGGAGCAATCACCCGGCCAACGGCGGCCTCGGTGCGGCTTCTGCCTCCTTTCCTGGCACGTGTTTCAGCGTGACACCAGCGGAGGTGCGAATTACCGAGAATCCTCAG TATTCCAAAACCAGCAAACTAGCGGATGGATACCACCACGCTGCTCCATCGGCCGTATTGAACACTTCGCTGTTCGACAGTAGCCAACGTAGATTATTAGATTTAACAATAGATAGTAATAGTGTAGAGcagtacgacgacgacgacgacggcgatgaCGACAACGCAACCAACTGTGATCAGAACGACGACGACTCCGCGTCACGAGAACTACCCGTGACCGGCCAGCTAACGGTACGAGTGGTCCGGCAGTGCTCTCCTTCGCAGGAGGGCGACGACAACAACAACGGTGCCGGCCGCGGTCCCAGTCTGCACAATAACGACTGCCGCCATCAGCTGGCGGCTCTCCGAAGTCACCACGATCCGGCGGCGGCGGACATCGTCGAGTATGACCACGAAGAGGACGATGACAATCTGGAAGGGCTGGACAACTCGTCGGCGCTGTTGACCGAGAGTGGGCTCAGCTCGAAACCGTTGCACCAGCAGCACGCCTCCAGCTGGAACTTCCGGCGACCGATCGTCGGTCCGAACGGTTAG